The Sphingosinicella flava genome includes the window CCCCTGCCTGCCGGGCCATGGTTCCCATGTGTCCGGCAGGCACTTTTCCCGCCCCGGCGCTCACAAGGCGGCGACCGCGCCAGCGCTTTCCAGGCTCAGCGTATAATTGCGCTCGCCATTATAATCGCCGCTATAGTCGAGCCGCGTGACGAGGAATTTGCCGCGCAGCCGCTCGCCGCTTTCGAAGCTCAATTCGTAATCGTCGATCGTTCCGGTGAGCGCATGGCCCTTGACCCGCAGCTCCGCCGCCGAACCGGTGAAGATGCCGCTGGCCGCCACCGAAACCGATCGCACACCCGCGCCTGACAGCAATTCCCGCCAGCCCCCGCTGTCCTTGCTGGTGACGTTCACCGCTTCGCCGCTCACCGACATCTGGGTCGTGCGCATGCCGGCGACTGTATTGAACTGGGGCGGTGCGCCGCCATTCCCGATCTTGAGCAGGAATGCGCTTCCTTTTTCGGCGGGCATGAGTCATTCTCCTTTCAGGTTAAACAGCAATGGAATTCGCCATGTTTTCTCTTGCACTCAGCATGGTCCTCGCCGCCGCTGCCGCGGCGCCGGATCCCGTCATTCCCGCCCGCAAGGCCTATTCCGCCTGCCTCAACAAGGTGACGATCGAAAATCTCGACAAGAAAACCGATGCCTCGGCTTTCGATGGCCTCCTTCAAGGCGCCTGCGCCGCGCCGGAGGCGGAATTGAAAAAGGCCTTGATCGCCAGCGATCTCGCCCGCGGCTTCAAGCGCAAGGATGCCGAAGAGGGCGCGGCCCTTCAGATCGACGACTATCTCGCCGTCGCGAAGGAGGATTATCGCGGCTATCAGGAAAGCAAGACGAAACCGAACTGAGCGGTCAGCGCGCGAGCTCCAGCAAGCGGGCCCTGAATTCCGCGAGGCCGGTCCATCCCGTTCCGCTTCGCACGACGCGGCTGCGCAGGAAACGCAGGGTCACGATTTCCCAATCCGCCAGCATTGCAGGCGACGCAAGAATTGCCGCCTCCGCCGCGCCCATCAATGCGTGCAATCGCGCCGCGCTCGGCCCTTTGTCGGCGATCGTGACCGCGATCCGTACCTCCCGTCCCGCGCGATCCTTGCAGCTCCAGTCGCTCTCCGGCCCGATCTCGACCACCGCATGCGGAAAGGCTGCGCCTTGCGCCGCGCCGTGATGCACGCCGCCCGGCAAGGCCAAATTCGTCAGCGCCGCGCTGAGCGTTTCGGCAAGCGCCGCTCCCGTCATCGCCATCCTCCCATCCGCAACCAGCTTAACGCCCGATCCAGAACCAGCCTGCGCCGCAATCCCGGGCCGGTCAGCCTGATGACCTCCCGCCCGGCTTCCACTTTAATGTCCCCGGGCAGCGATGCGCGCGCTTCCGCGGCAAGCGTCTCCACCCGCCGCTCCGCCGCCGCCTGAACCCGCTTTTCCAAAATATCGAACATCAGGCACATCGTCCGAACGGCATGCGCCGCCACGGCCGCCACAAAGCCGTCACTGCCGCCGGCGGACCTTGGCCGTCTCCCGTATCGCGCGCCGCGTATAAATGCGCCGCGAGCCGCACGATCCCCTGCCGCAGCGCCTCCGGCACCTCCGTCCAGGTCGCGGCGATTCCGGCACGGAAGGTGATGCGCACCGTCTTCACGCCGTTCGTCACCCGCACCCAACCGTCGCCCGCCGCGTCGATGTCGATCTCATAATCCCCGGTCGGCAGCGCCTCGCCATCCCGATCAACGACGCCCAGGATCGCGTTGACCGGCGTTGCGCTCAAGCGCCGCCAGCCTGCTTCGCCCGCCATCGTCTCGCTTCCATCCCGCGCCACCAGCCACTGGCCGGTAAAGGCCTCGCAAAGGGCGGCGGCGCTCGCCGTCATGACGCCAAGCACCGCGTCCTCGCTCGCGCCCTCGATCCGCGCATAGGCCTTCACCGCGGCCAGGGCTTCCGCCAACGCCGCGCCTTCGATCACATTCCCCATAATTCCTCCGCCCCGAAAGGGTCGCGCCGCCCCGGCAAAGGGGGAAACCGGGACGGCGCAGACAAGATCGGCGTTAGGCCGAAAACTTCAGCAATTTGATCGCTTCCGAATTCACCACAGCGCCGCCCACGCGTTTGGTCGCATAGAAATGCACGAACGGCTTGTTGGTGAACGGATCGCGCAGGATCTGCGTCTCCGCCCGCTCCGCGATCAGATAGCCCGCCTTG containing:
- a CDS encoding DUF3168 domain-containing protein, translated to MAMTGAALAETLSAALTNLALPGGVHHGAAQGAAFPHAVVEIGPESDWSCKDRAGREVRIAVTIADKGPSAARLHALMGAAEAAILASPAMLADWEIVTLRFLRSRVVRSGTGWTGLAEFRARLLELAR
- a CDS encoding phage major tail protein, TP901-1 family — protein: MPAEKGSAFLLKIGNGGAPPQFNTVAGMRTTQMSVSGEAVNVTSKDSGGWRELLSGAGVRSVSVAASGIFTGSAAELRVKGHALTGTIDDYELSFESGERLRGKFLVTRLDYSGDYNGERNYTLSLESAGAVAAL
- a CDS encoding head-tail connector protein, with translation MGNVIEGAALAEALAAVKAYARIEGASEDAVLGVMTASAAALCEAFTGQWLVARDGSETMAGEAGWRRLSATPVNAILGVVDRDGEALPTGDYEIDIDAAGDGWVRVTNGVKTVRITFRAGIAATWTEVPEALRQGIVRLAAHLYAARDTGDGQGPPAAVTALWRPWRRMPFGRCA